A genomic segment from Cyanobium sp. NIES-981 encodes:
- a CDS encoding 3'(2'),5'-bisphosphate nucleotidase CysQ yields MMPASLTLPSGIALDTLLAELRRLSWGAADILRAYARGEQPPYGFPAALSVDAGGEGPVSAADLAVNRWLLDGLEAAFPAADWTLLSEETAREQLVEGQPLAAEWLWILDPLDGTKDFLQGTGEYAVHLALVRGGTPVLGVVLLPEMEELWIGVVGDDGGEAWCENRGGERSPARFSSRSRLGELVLVASRNHRDQRLEQLLEALQLGDTKAIGSVGGKVATILRGETDLYVSLSGRSAPKDWDMAAPEAVLRAAGGAFSHADGAPLTYNSGDVRQAGCLIASHGLAHGELCERAAAAMARIDPGFAV; encoded by the coding sequence CGCTGCTGGCCGAGCTGCGGCGCCTGAGCTGGGGTGCTGCCGACATCCTGCGGGCCTACGCCCGGGGCGAGCAGCCCCCCTACGGCTTCCCCGCCGCCCTGAGCGTGGACGCCGGCGGCGAGGGACCGGTGAGCGCGGCGGATCTGGCCGTGAACCGCTGGCTGCTCGATGGCCTGGAGGCGGCCTTCCCGGCGGCCGACTGGACCCTGCTCAGTGAGGAGACGGCGCGGGAGCAGCTGGTGGAGGGCCAGCCGCTGGCGGCGGAGTGGCTGTGGATCCTCGATCCCCTCGATGGCACCAAGGACTTCCTGCAGGGCACCGGCGAGTACGCGGTGCATCTGGCCCTGGTGCGCGGCGGAACGCCGGTGCTGGGGGTGGTGCTGCTCCCGGAGATGGAGGAGCTCTGGATCGGCGTGGTGGGGGATGACGGCGGTGAGGCCTGGTGCGAGAACCGCGGCGGCGAGCGCAGCCCGGCCCGCTTCTCCAGCCGCTCCCGCCTCGGTGAGCTGGTGCTGGTGGCCAGCCGCAACCACCGCGACCAGCGGCTGGAGCAGCTGCTGGAGGCCCTGCAGCTGGGCGACACCAAGGCGATCGGCAGCGTGGGCGGCAAGGTGGCCACGATCCTGCGCGGCGAAACCGACCTCTACGTGTCGCTCTCCGGCCGCAGCGCCCCGAAGGACTGGGACATGGCCGCCCCCGAGGCGGTGCTGCGGGCCGCCGGCGGTGCCTTCAGCCATGCCGACGGCGCCCCCCTCACCTACAACAGCGGCGACGTGCGCCAGGCGGGCTGCCTGATCGCCAGCCATGGCCTGGCCCATGGCGAACTGTGTGAGCGGGCGGCGGCGGCGATGGCCCGCATCGACCCCGGCTTTGCCGTGTAG